The Terriglobus tenax genome contains a region encoding:
- a CDS encoding ABC-F family ATP-binding cassette domain-containing protein has translation MPPILNARTISKAFGAQPLFRDISVTVSDGDRIGLIGPNGAGKSTLLAILGGQQEPDSGEVATRKRARTAYVHQESNFAPGRTVRQVLEDAMKAANVSDAEHDGRLHETVGRADFPSMDTEAASLSGGWRKRLAIAEATITHPDVLMLDEPTNHLDLSGIEWLEEVLKQAPYAVVTISHDRYFLENIATDIIELNRVYAEGLLRVRGSYSKFLEEKQAYLAAQSKEQEALKNRVKTEIDWLRRGPKARTTKSKARIDSAHELIGKLADVNSRTTTRSTDIDFTASDRKTKRLVELTDLHYEVGGKTIFNSLNFTFTAGTRVGLVGPNGSGKTTLLRLLRDEIQPTSGAIKRAEFLRTVYFSQLREIDPSLTLKEALTPDGGDSVIFNGRQIHVASWANRFLFTGEQLFQPVHRLSGGERARVLIARLMLQPADLLLLDEPTNDLDIPTLEILEESLLEFPGALILVTHDRYLLDRVSTTVLGLDGKGNAGQFADYGQWEQWRDENEFDNASRSAQSDAKSASGSTSNTSSKKKLSYLEAREFATIEQRVDEADAIVVALHEKLEDPAVATNAEELQKTLAELETAQSHLDGLYVRWAELTEKAG, from the coding sequence ATGCCTCCTATCCTCAACGCACGTACCATCAGCAAAGCCTTCGGCGCGCAGCCGCTTTTTCGCGATATCTCGGTCACCGTCTCTGACGGCGACCGCATCGGCCTGATCGGCCCCAACGGTGCCGGAAAATCGACACTGCTTGCCATTCTCGGCGGTCAGCAGGAGCCCGACTCCGGCGAGGTGGCTACCCGCAAGCGCGCCCGCACCGCGTACGTGCACCAGGAATCCAACTTCGCGCCAGGACGCACTGTCCGCCAGGTACTGGAAGACGCCATGAAGGCCGCCAATGTCTCCGACGCAGAGCACGACGGCCGCCTGCATGAGACTGTAGGCCGCGCCGACTTCCCGTCCATGGACACCGAGGCCGCATCGCTCTCGGGCGGCTGGCGCAAGCGTCTGGCCATCGCCGAGGCCACCATCACCCACCCCGACGTGCTGATGCTGGACGAGCCCACCAACCATCTCGACCTCTCCGGTATCGAGTGGCTGGAAGAGGTGCTCAAGCAGGCGCCCTACGCCGTCGTCACCATCTCGCACGACCGCTACTTCCTCGAAAACATCGCCACCGACATCATTGAGCTCAACCGCGTCTATGCCGAAGGCCTGCTGCGCGTCCGCGGCTCCTACTCGAAGTTCCTGGAAGAGAAGCAGGCGTATCTCGCGGCGCAGTCAAAAGAGCAGGAAGCTCTGAAGAACCGCGTGAAGACCGAGATTGACTGGCTGCGCCGCGGCCCCAAGGCGCGCACCACCAAGAGCAAGGCCCGCATCGACAGCGCACATGAGCTGATCGGCAAGCTGGCCGATGTCAATTCGCGCACCACCACACGCTCCACCGACATCGACTTCACCGCCAGCGATCGAAAGACCAAGCGCCTGGTGGAACTCACCGATCTCCATTACGAGGTCGGCGGCAAGACCATCTTCAACAGCCTGAACTTTACCTTCACCGCCGGCACCCGCGTCGGACTGGTGGGTCCAAACGGCAGCGGCAAAACCACGTTGCTACGTCTGCTGCGCGACGAGATCCAGCCTACTTCCGGAGCCATCAAGCGTGCCGAGTTCCTGCGCACGGTCTACTTCTCGCAGCTGCGCGAGATCGACCCGTCGCTTACGCTGAAGGAAGCGCTCACCCCAGACGGTGGCGACTCGGTGATCTTCAACGGCCGGCAGATCCACGTTGCCAGCTGGGCCAACCGCTTCCTGTTCACCGGTGAGCAGCTCTTCCAGCCCGTCCATCGCCTCTCCGGCGGAGAGCGCGCGCGTGTGTTGATCGCCCGGCTGATGCTGCAGCCCGCTGACCTTCTGCTGTTGGACGAGCCGACCAACGACCTCGACATTCCGACGCTGGAGATCCTGGAAGAGTCGCTGTTGGAGTTTCCCGGGGCTCTCATCCTGGTCACGCACGACCGTTACCTGCTGGACCGGGTATCGACGACCGTGCTGGGACTGGATGGAAAAGGGAACGCCGGCCAGTTCGCCGACTACGGCCAGTGGGAGCAGTGGCGCGACGAAAATGAGTTCGATAACGCGTCGAGAAGCGCGCAAAGTGACGCAAAAAGCGCCTCCGGAAGCACCTCCAACACGTCTTCCAAGAAGAAATTGTCTTACCTGGAGGCACGGGAGTTTGCCACCATCGAGCAGCGCGTGGACGAGGCGGATGCCATCGTCGTGGCCCTGCACGAGAAGCTGGAGGACCCAGCTGTCGCCACCAACGCGGAAGAGCTGCAGAAGACGCTGGCGGAGCTTGAGACCGCTCAGTCTCATCTGGATGGACTCTATGTCCGCTGGGCAGAATTGACCGAAAAAGCAGGCTAA
- a CDS encoding KH domain-containing protein, whose product MSQAVQSEPTGPVESMRNLVLEIARALVDKPEDVVVDALEDGGTTVLQLRVAVGDVGKVIGKQGRTARSLRTILGAASMKLQHRFALDIVEEDDEEGGEE is encoded by the coding sequence ATGAGTCAGGCAGTTCAATCGGAGCCAACTGGCCCCGTGGAAAGTATGCGTAACCTTGTCTTGGAGATAGCACGTGCTCTGGTCGACAAGCCCGAAGATGTGGTCGTTGATGCCCTGGAAGATGGCGGTACAACGGTTCTTCAGCTCCGGGTTGCAGTCGGAGACGTAGGAAAAGTGATCGGCAAACAGGGCCGTACAGCACGATCGTTACGGACCATCCTCGGCGCCGCCAGCATGAAACTTCAGCACAGGTTCGCCCTGGACATCGTCGAAGAAGATGACGAAGAGGGCGGCGAGGAATAA
- the rpsP gene encoding 30S ribosomal protein S16 has product MIRLARFGARKQPYYRVVVIEKDRARNGRSVEVVGTYNPRTNPASVSLNRERIEYWTSKGAQMSEIVAKLFAKTPAAETAAA; this is encoded by the coding sequence ATGATTCGTCTCGCGCGTTTCGGCGCGCGTAAGCAGCCCTACTATCGTGTCGTTGTGATCGAAAAGGACCGCGCCCGTAACGGCCGTTCGGTCGAGGTTGTGGGCACCTACAACCCGCGTACCAACCCTGCCTCCGTGAGCCTGAACCGTGAGCGCATTGAGTACTGGACAAGCAAGGGCGCACAGATGTCTGAGATCGTGGCGAAGCTGTTCGCCAAGACTCCGGCTGCCGAAACCGCGGCTGCCTAG
- a CDS encoding alpha/beta hydrolase, which yields MRIAVSYQPENHFEQEAAALDIHPRLHRYPGFHSSFLPDDREVMVYLPPRYFDEPERRFATFYLHDGQNLIDPRTSFIPGQTWRVHSTSDLLTVQGVTEPVILVGIANTGLRRMAEYTPTADPKLGGGEGTQYARLLVEELKPFIDQSYRTLAGPQHTGLGGSSLGGLISLWTGFHYPDVFGRLAALSPSLWWDRRSLFTEVERLSPEPRPRIWLDMGLLEGGKHLRNAAAMARLLRRKGWNDQNLRFLRAEGGVHAESAWAERFGEVLRFLFPA from the coding sequence TTGCGTATCGCTGTGTCGTACCAGCCGGAGAACCATTTCGAACAAGAGGCTGCCGCGCTCGATATCCATCCGCGCCTTCACCGCTACCCTGGCTTTCACTCCAGCTTTCTTCCGGATGACCGCGAGGTGATGGTCTATCTTCCGCCCCGGTATTTTGACGAGCCGGAGCGGCGGTTCGCTACCTTCTATCTGCACGACGGGCAGAACCTGATCGATCCACGTACCTCGTTCATCCCTGGCCAGACCTGGCGCGTCCACTCCACCTCAGACCTGCTGACCGTGCAGGGAGTAACGGAGCCGGTCATCCTGGTCGGCATCGCCAACACCGGCCTCCGCCGCATGGCCGAGTACACCCCCACGGCCGATCCAAAGCTTGGCGGCGGGGAAGGGACGCAGTACGCTCGCCTTCTGGTGGAGGAGTTGAAGCCCTTCATCGACCAGAGCTATCGCACCCTGGCAGGGCCGCAGCATACCGGTCTTGGCGGTTCCTCGCTGGGGGGCCTTATCTCGCTTTGGACCGGTTTCCACTATCCGGATGTCTTCGGAAGGCTGGCCGCGTTGTCACCCTCGCTCTGGTGGGACCGCCGCAGCCTTTTTACCGAGGTGGAAAGGCTCTCTCCTGAGCCAAGACCGCGCATCTGGCTTGATATGGGGTTGCTGGAAGGTGGAAAGCACCTGCGCAACGCTGCCGCCATGGCCCGCCTGCTCCGGCGTAAAGGCTGGAATGACCAGAATCTGCGTTTTCTGCGGGCTGAGGGCGGGGTTCATGCCGAATCTGCCTGGGCGGAGCGGTTTGGAGAGGTCCTCCGTTTCCTGTTTCCTGCCTGA
- a CDS encoding esterase family protein: MNREYHTWLSPALGREMELLVFGHAGIPTLVFPTSQGRFYDFENNGMVQAVQRQIDHGQLQLFCVDSVDSESWYNREAPPRWRIGRHLQYEQYILNEVTPLVRQKNHAPQLTLAGCSFGGFHAASMALRHPETFTGMLSISGAFDLSCLLNGYSDEDSYLLFPTYFLPNLYDPWYLDRYRKNVYVLATGVHDQCWDQNEKLAAVMRQKGIPVRLDVWGDNAGHDWPWWRRMAAQYL; encoded by the coding sequence ATGAATCGCGAATACCATACATGGCTGTCCCCGGCGCTTGGACGGGAGATGGAGCTGCTGGTCTTTGGCCATGCGGGCATCCCCACCCTTGTCTTTCCCACCTCGCAGGGCCGGTTCTATGACTTTGAGAACAACGGCATGGTGCAGGCTGTGCAACGGCAGATCGACCATGGCCAGCTGCAGCTTTTCTGCGTGGACTCTGTCGATAGCGAGAGCTGGTACAACCGCGAGGCTCCGCCACGCTGGCGCATTGGCCGCCACCTGCAGTATGAGCAGTACATCCTGAATGAGGTCACGCCGCTTGTCCGGCAGAAGAACCATGCTCCGCAACTGACGCTTGCCGGCTGCAGCTTCGGCGGCTTCCACGCAGCCAGCATGGCGCTGCGGCACCCGGAGACATTTACCGGCATGCTTTCCATCAGCGGAGCCTTTGACCTTTCGTGCCTGCTGAACGGCTACTCCGACGAGGACAGCTACCTGCTGTTTCCAACGTACTTTCTGCCCAACCTGTACGACCCCTGGTACCTGGATCGCTACCGTAAGAATGTGTACGTGCTGGCCACCGGCGTGCATGACCAGTGCTGGGACCAGAACGAGAAGCTGGCTGCCGTGATGCGGCAGAAAGGAATCCCCGTGCGGCTGGATGTATGGGGCGACAATGCGGGCCATGACTGGCCATGGTGGCGGCGCATGGCAGCCCAGTATCTTTGA
- a CDS encoding ATP-binding protein, with amino-acid sequence MSHTPQSPPSQRMRFLDRLDRALNGITGAAEVTQIASNLLRDELRVARCIYAEIGQKADLQESDRRYTLPSPVLRAREFSETAMATLREGLTFVVENMETDARVAASREAYRQANVHALVCVPVPKNQPLRAALAVHSHTPRAWTPQEIDLVEQVAVRCWEAASHLATLEELRGSEENLRLAMEAGDFGYYSYELGAPAMKISQRFANIFGYEQIPEDWSFDRWADHLHPEDRERVLTQVLASEPTGSDIEYESRVFPAGVERVEQNARWVWLRARYSHREDGRRYRFGVLADITERKQAEAALEASRREVYRQWAELETIYQTAPIGLSLFSLDDFRYLRVNDLQSGVIGLPREQIIGQPFREIAVGLWPQCEPLMRRAATGETIRNVNLEGELPSRPGQHRYWTVSYMPVRGEDGTVRAVAAVILETTAQKRAEQALIQSEKLAAVGRLASSISHEINNPLEATTNLLYIAQHTPGLPQEAADALALAEKELQRVSQIASQTLRFHRQATRPTWVTAEELLKPVVALYQGRLTNSNIRLIEQHRGAQPVQCFENDIRQVLNNLIGNAIDAMKGIGGRVMIVSREATDWKTGRKGLRITVIDSGSGMSEATRKNIFTAFYTTKGINGTGLGLWISRGIVDKHEGELRFYSSTLQGRSGTAFSLFLPRYG; translated from the coding sequence ATGAGCCACACCCCCCAAAGTCCGCCGTCACAACGTATGCGTTTCCTTGACCGCCTGGACCGCGCTCTGAACGGAATTACCGGCGCGGCCGAAGTCACGCAGATTGCCAGCAACCTGCTGCGCGACGAGTTGCGGGTTGCACGCTGTATCTACGCCGAGATTGGCCAAAAGGCAGACCTCCAGGAAAGCGACAGACGGTACACTCTGCCTTCGCCTGTGCTGCGGGCGCGCGAGTTCTCTGAAACAGCCATGGCCACCCTGCGCGAGGGCTTGACCTTCGTGGTGGAGAACATGGAGACGGACGCACGTGTTGCTGCTTCCCGCGAAGCGTACCGCCAGGCCAACGTGCATGCGCTGGTGTGTGTGCCTGTACCCAAGAATCAGCCGCTGCGGGCGGCCCTGGCGGTTCACAGCCATACTCCTCGGGCATGGACGCCCCAGGAGATTGACCTGGTGGAACAGGTGGCCGTGCGTTGCTGGGAGGCTGCCTCGCACCTGGCCACGCTGGAGGAGTTGCGCGGCAGCGAAGAAAACCTGCGGCTCGCCATGGAAGCCGGCGACTTCGGCTACTACTCCTATGAGCTTGGCGCCCCGGCGATGAAGATCTCGCAACGGTTCGCGAACATCTTCGGATATGAGCAGATTCCCGAAGACTGGAGCTTTGATCGCTGGGCCGATCATCTGCACCCGGAGGACCGGGAACGGGTGCTCACGCAGGTGCTCGCTTCAGAACCGACAGGCAGCGACATTGAATATGAATCGCGTGTCTTCCCTGCCGGCGTGGAGCGCGTCGAACAGAACGCGCGCTGGGTATGGCTGCGGGCCCGCTACTCCCACCGTGAAGATGGCCGCCGCTACCGCTTTGGCGTGCTTGCCGATATCACCGAGCGCAAGCAGGCCGAGGCGGCGCTGGAAGCCAGCCGGCGCGAGGTCTACCGCCAGTGGGCGGAGCTGGAGACGATCTACCAGACAGCCCCTATCGGCCTGTCGCTGTTCTCGCTGGATGACTTCCGCTACCTGCGCGTCAACGATCTGCAGAGCGGTGTGATTGGGCTGCCGCGCGAACAGATTATCGGCCAGCCCTTTCGCGAGATTGCCGTGGGGCTATGGCCGCAGTGTGAGCCACTGATGCGCCGCGCCGCAACGGGAGAGACGATTCGCAATGTAAACCTGGAAGGCGAGTTACCGTCGCGTCCGGGGCAACACCGTTACTGGACCGTGAGCTACATGCCGGTGCGGGGCGAGGATGGCACGGTGCGCGCCGTCGCCGCGGTGATTCTGGAGACCACCGCGCAGAAACGCGCCGAGCAGGCGCTGATCCAGAGCGAAAAGCTGGCGGCGGTGGGAAGGCTGGCAAGCTCGATCTCGCACGAGATCAACAACCCGCTGGAAGCGACAACGAACCTGCTGTACATTGCGCAGCACACCCCGGGGCTGCCGCAGGAGGCTGCCGATGCCCTGGCTCTTGCGGAGAAGGAGCTGCAACGCGTCTCACAGATTGCATCTCAGACACTACGCTTCCATCGCCAGGCCACGCGCCCCACATGGGTAACCGCGGAAGAGCTGCTGAAGCCTGTGGTTGCGCTGTACCAGGGACGCCTGACGAACTCCAACATCCGCCTGATCGAGCAGCATCGCGGAGCGCAGCCGGTGCAATGTTTTGAGAACGATATCCGCCAGGTGCTGAACAACCTGATCGGCAATGCGATTGATGCAATGAAAGGCATTGGCGGAAGAGTGATGATCGTAAGCCGCGAGGCGACCGACTGGAAGACAGGCCGCAAGGGGCTGCGCATTACGGTGATAGACAGCGGCAGCGGTATGTCAGAAGCGACGCGCAAGAATATATTCACGGCCTTCTACACCACCAAGGGAATCAACGGAACCGGGCTGGGGCTATGGATCTCGCGCGGTATCGTGGATAAGCATGAGGGCGAGTTGAGGTTCTACTCCAGCACACTGCAGGGCCGCAGCGGCACGGCTTTTTCCCTCTTCCTGCCGCGGTATGGATGA
- a CDS encoding penicillin-binding transpeptidase domain-containing protein codes for MRLAVFAMVAVLPLSAETPREALHHAVAHTQATAVVVDFATGKVIAQEGVARRGTPGSTIKPFVLEYALQHGLVKAETQVYCRRNLRIAGRDFACTHPASLPVVDAETALAESCNTWFAALARRMPPQELEQAVAATLLPHESLRFASMDQRQLAVLGVWGSTASPLELAQAYRALVQRLPQDSVVARSLRESVEHGMANPAATRGVTILGKTGTAQNPGESWTHGWFAGVVPGRLVIVMYVPRGDGGTAARLAHGFFTEMAR; via the coding sequence TTGAGGCTTGCTGTTTTTGCGATGGTTGCTGTGTTGCCCTTATCTGCGGAGACGCCGCGTGAAGCCCTGCACCATGCCGTGGCACACACGCAGGCCACGGCCGTGGTGGTGGATTTCGCTACCGGAAAGGTCATCGCGCAGGAAGGTGTAGCGCGGCGAGGTACACCGGGCTCAACCATAAAGCCCTTTGTACTGGAGTACGCCCTGCAGCATGGCCTGGTGAAGGCGGAGACGCAGGTGTACTGCCGCAGGAACCTCCGCATTGCGGGACGGGACTTTGCCTGCACGCATCCGGCAAGCCTTCCGGTCGTTGATGCGGAGACAGCGCTGGCGGAGTCGTGCAATACATGGTTTGCCGCCCTGGCGCGACGCATGCCTCCACAGGAACTTGAGCAGGCGGTTGCCGCGACCCTGCTGCCGCATGAAAGCCTTCGTTTTGCCAGCATGGATCAGCGTCAGCTTGCCGTGCTGGGAGTGTGGGGAAGCACGGCCTCTCCGCTGGAGCTGGCGCAGGCCTACCGCGCACTGGTGCAGCGCCTGCCGCAGGACAGCGTTGTGGCCCGCAGTCTGCGAGAGTCAGTGGAACATGGCATGGCGAATCCTGCAGCAACGCGCGGTGTGACGATCCTGGGTAAGACCGGAACCGCGCAGAACCCGGGTGAAAGCTGGACGCACGGATGGTTTGCCGGTGTCGTACCCGGGCGGCTGGTCATCGTGATGTATGTCCCCAGGGGCGATGGCGGAACGGCGGCGCGGCTGGCCCATGGGTTCTTTACGGAGATGGCTCGTTGA